tatGTCTTTCACCATTTTCTAATATCTGTGAGGGGTGTAAATACTTTTAAAGGTCaattttttgtttctttcttttgttACTCGACAATATAACCCGGATAGGATGACTAACTTCACCTTTTATATTTATAAAGTTACTCAGACTTTTATGTTTTGACAATCATTCTACTTTTAGTCACATGTTGTTTGTGTTGTACCAAAGGCTTGATACATGCTAAACTTTTTGTACACTTTGTTAGTGTCTTCTGATTACCCAATTCGAAAACATAGAATTCAGCTAATTGAGGCTTTGAATGCTGAGTtatattttccttatttggtaTCTTGTTCCTGCATCATAGAAATGTTGACCTCAGCTTTCATTCCATTTTTACCAGCTTTCGTCGGACACATGGATTTTTGCTTCAGAGAACTAGCAGGAGAGTCAATTCCGGAAGACCATGATTTTCAACGATGCCCCTTTTTAAGGAATATCAATGAGCCAACAAATTTATCTTTCGCATCTTCGCTGGACTTTTCTCTACCTGTATGTCATGTCTTTTCGAGAAATCTACTGGAATGATTTCGCATTTAAAATGTATCTTCATGATTAAGAAAATGtcagtattttgatttttgacattgATCTAGCTTAAATTGTTTCACTTACCCTGTTGCTTCCTTTGTATAATATTCCGCTTTCTTCTTACATGGTGCTAACTTGTTTCACTCATTTTGTTATTTCTGACGCATTTCATTTGTTGTGTTTGCATAGGTACGTGGAGCCAAAGGTCCAATTTTTGAAGATGGCCCCAATTTTGACACGGCGTTCAGGTTATTTCACGGACAAGATGGAGTTGTCCCGCTTTCTGGGAGATCATTTGTGCGGTCTGAGAATCTAGAACATGGCCCACCTGCTCCTCAGTTTAACCCATTAGCTGCGAAGGCTGCCACCATCAGCCTCTCAGGTTTTTCTGGAGGTCTCTTCGGTTTTGATGCATTCTCTGAGAAGTGGAAAAACCAACAGAAGAAGTCTCAATCATCGAAGAAGAATTCTTCAAAGGTAATTTAAGTTGTTTCCATTTCCAATGAAGCCATGGGCTCTCTATCATCCTGGCTCCAGATTGTGATGGAATAATGCAAAATGACTTGCTAATCAATTGGATTTCATTTTATGTCGAGCAACCATTAGAAGCAATTTTCATTATATGGGTTATCTGGATCCCGAAAACAATATCCTGTCACAGGGCTAAGGTTGTGAATGTCTGATCCCTCCTTACCCCGTCATTTACGGGACCGAATCTATATTTGGTGAAACAAACTAGGCTTTTATGTTATTCTGCATCATATGAAATCAAAATGtccttatttaaaatttatttcatcTTGTCAGTTGTCACACACGACACCTCTTGACTATTAAATCTCATAATCGCTGCGACGGACAGGTGAAACATAGTTTTGATCCTGTATTTCTCCAGCAACTTCTCTAACTTGTTGATTATATCTATATTTCCAGGGAGGAGACGGAAAGCACGAGTCATTGAGTAACGAATGGCTACTAACAGGGAACTGTCCAATTGCCAAGTCGTATAGGGCCGTGAGTAGTGTTGTACCTCTAGTAGCAAAGGTTTTTCAGCCTCCTCCCGGAGTAATCATCAAGTGCCCACCAGCCATTGTTGCAGCTCGGGCGGCAATATCTAAGACTGCCTTTGCAAAAAACCTTCGGCCTCAACCTTTACCTAATAAAATACTTGCGATTGGACTCTTGGGTATGGCAGTAAATGTGCCATTGGGTATATGGAGAGAGCATACCAAGAAGTTTTCACCTTCTTGGTTTGCCGCTGTTCATGCAGCAGTCCCATTCATAGGCATGCTTAGGAAATGTGTCTTAATGCCCAAGAGTGCCATGGCTTTTACTATTGGAGCTTCAATTCTCGGTCAGGTCATTGGGTCAAGGGCTGAACGGTACCGTCTCAAGGCCAAAGCTGCAAATAAGCTGACCCTATCAGAAACTCCTGCGAAAACTCTGCAGGTTGTCACAGTGAACAGTGTTGGCGGTTGTGGCGACATGATGAAGTGGGATCCGCTCTCTCTTCATGTCAGTGAGCCTGCCTCGTCCCCTGCTGTCTGCTGTGCAGCCTGATCAATGGCTATTATTATATGTGATACCTGTGCCGTATTTGTATTATAATTGGAAGTATAATTTAAGTTCTGTTGGCCTGCACTCGGAATGCTGTCTGCCAAAATtctcttttttttatttctttcttttttttatctGGAACAGTTGAGACAATTGTGCGTGATTAAAATAAAAACGGTGTTTGTGATAATACATAGCAGGTCattatcattatatatatatatatggatttTTGTTGTAAATGGTGTTAGGACAGTTTTGAGGTTTTGACATTTGATGCTGGCCCTTGTCGAGTACTGTCACGATGTTAACGAAGTCAGTCAAGTGTTTAACCAACTGCATCGGTGTAAACTTATACTACCTGTTTAATATCTGCTGTTATCAGAACATGAACTCAATAGTTCTCAATAGATGTGGCGTATAGCACAAGTATGGGAGGTCGTAAGTTGTACTATGATGGTCTTGTTTCAGTGAAACTGGTACACCATCCCCAAATTTGCCATTTCTGTCCATTAAGCACTCCTTGGGTCCATTTGTTTGTTCTTCATGTTTCTAGTTCAAATAACTCATTAAAATTATTTTCAAATCCTTTGAAAGATGGCTTTTACTGACAGACATTATCATTACCATGAATAATATAAAACCTAGTTATATATTTGTCGCTGTTTGAAAAAACATTAAGTGCTTTACATTAATGTTAAATGTAAAACTATTTCACAAATTACAGTAGTTGCGAATCTAATTCCGAAAGATCTTAACTCTTAAGAGGCTTGGAAAAATATGTGGTCGAGTCTGAAGAGCTGCACAAGGCCGTCTGGGAAATTATGGGGCCACGAATCTAATTCCGAAAGATCTTAACTCTTAAGAGGCTTGGAAAAATATGTGGTCCAGTCTGAAGAGCTGCACAAGGCCGTCTGGGAAATTATGGGGGCCCTGTGCAAAATTTAAAATTCGGCCCcttaaaaaatacaaaataattataaatacaatttatgcTACAAACGTCTTTTCGGTAAACCAAATTTTGTTTTGTTAAAATATGATTAAGAGGATGATAAAGTTTAAAAAGTATTTACTCAAATTCTTTAACTTTTTAATTCTTGCTATAAATAAAGACAAATTATTTTTGAAGATATTAAAAACAAATAGTCCTATAATTTTGGGGTTTGTAGAATTTATATATTGCATGATAACTATGTTGTGAACAGAAAGATCGACCAgacttttttttttgtctctttAGTATAGCAATGGGCATTTAGGGGCTTCAAAAATGTCGGGGTTATGTTCGGCTGCACCACTTGAACATCCTTAAAGACGGTCCTGGAGCTGcaaataataatattttcaattttttttgtataGTGGTGGAGAGTCTCCCTTCGTCCCGATCAATGGTTATCTATTTCAATTTGGGGTTGTTTTAGTGAATAGTTATCTATTTTTTTATTTGGCCATTTTTTGTAGGCATCTTTCAATGTACATGTGGGTTATAGGTCTTGTGTAGTTCAAATTCACTCATTTCTTTTTccttagtctttgtgccaaaaatAATAGATAATTATTGATCGAGACGGAGTAAGTAATATtttcaattttgtttttttttttgtatagtgGTCGATGTCTAGCTTTGAAAGGGCATGATTAGTTGGTATTGCTTCTTGAGTCAACATCCCATACCAATAACATAGCCTAAAACTTGGTAAGAATATTATATGCATATGTCGCGTATGTGACTCTTGTAGTAAGGTTATTTTCATCACTtcatttaagttcagttcagtttaatttttataagttcagttcttataaattcagtttagtttCTATAATTCGATTCGGTTCAAATTTCTTATAAGTTAAGTTCGATTCAAATTcacctataagttcgattcgattcgattcggttTATAAGTTCGATTCAAATTTCATATAAGTTAAGTTCGGTTAAATTTCCTAtaaattcgattcgattcatatAAGTTCGGTTCAAATTCATATAAGCTCAGTTTAGACAAGTTCATACAACTTATATTAACTACAAATTCATACCCGTTTtctgattgaaaaaaaaaaattagtacaCTTTTCATTTAGATcaatgcaaaaaaaataaaaataaaaaccaaaaaagCCAGCCAAAGAGAACCTCTCTCTAACAAAATCTAGAGAGAGGAGAAATcccaaaataaaaaaagaaaaattagtTCAAAAACGATCGGAACTAACAGAGGAATTCACACTTAGGGCTCGCttggaatgagagtaattattaagggagtaatagacctaaaatgaactaaaaaatgaaGGGAAGGGGTGAGGATGAGAGATAGAAATGGGGAAATATGGTGTAATAGTTCATCCATTAGGGGAGTAAGTAATTGTTACCTACCTCCCCCTCAAGTAATTATTACTCCCCTAATGGAGGAACTATTACACTATATTTCTCCATTTCTATCCATTTCTATCTCTCATCCTCAtcccttccctccattttttagttcattttagctctattaTTCCCTTAATAACTACTCCCATTTCAAACGAGCCTTTAGCCTTAATCTCCATTTCGCCCCTTCTAATAATCATCTTTCCTTATTCCTTACTAAAAATGCTCATTTTCAGAGACAAACAAGAACCGATCTAGTGGTAAGAGGCGATGGTTGCGATGGCGGCATGGTGGTTTCCATTGCCTTTATCGTTTCCGTCTCAGGATCTTTGGTGTCGTGGTGGCAGAGACAAACTTGCATTCTACTCGGCTTGTTGGCTCCTAGATCTCCAAGTTGAGCGCCTTCCTTTGGATCCCACTTTCTGCTTCTCAAGCCGGTCAGTGGTGGTTGGATATCGGTGGCTATTTATTCATCTCATAGGTTAATTTTTTCATATGTAAGTAGTCAGTCCTCTCTCAATTTGTTGTTGGTTGAGGTTTTGCTCTTATTAAATTCAATCAATCCGCCTTGTCCGTCAATTTCTTTAATTGTGGACATTGATTTGCTCTCCACTTTAGTCCGTAGAACTTTTATTAGTCTATTGTCTACTTTAAAGAATTTTCGGATATAGGTTTTACCCAAGCTAAAATCTCTTTAGTTTTTCTCTGTTCGGATCAGATTGTTCATTGTAGCTCAGTGAAGTTGTTTTTGGACTGGCATCTTTTAATCAAGAGCCATGTTTTATCAATTACAATACTTTTAGCTTGTTGGTCCTTTGTTGTTATGGTTATAGTTTTATCGAGAATATTTCTATCTTGGCTATTGTTATTGTGTTGTACCTTTCTGGTCAAATGCCTTTTGGGTCCATTTTAGCCGTTGCCATTTGTGATGCTTTCTATAACCTCTGTAGTTTTCCTTATTTACCAATAATTTGTCTAGAAATTTTGATTTATACAGATGGTCAAATTTTTGCTTTCTTTAGACTTAATTGGGGCTGTGAAACAGTTAGAAGCATAGTTTGTTTTTGCCTCCGTGGATTCAGTTGTGAAGATATAATTGCATATGACATAATAGCATGTGAACTCATTTGTTTGTGGTCGCTTAGTGCAGTGTCAAACCCGGGTTAAGACACAGAAATATTTGAGCTTCCAAAGAGAGGTTCAGAGAGAATCCAGTAGGACACAATGAGCTTCTAAAATCTGTTTAAACTAGTAAATGAACTCCTAAAATCTTGAAATTTGGAGACAATCTACTATGATATCTTAACTAAAAACTAACAAAATTTGATGAGGTTTAGATAACCAAAAGTAATTTAAATAAATTGTTCAACTGAATCTGACAGATGCAATCCTGACAGAATCAAACTCAGGTTTGTGTTGGGACTATTTTTGTGAAGTAGTTTTCTGAAAATAAGATACAACAAGATAAAGAAAAAGGGATATAATCATCAACTTGATTTTCCACAGCTCAACAAAGGAAAAGAAAGTTAATAATTTGGCAAATCTAAGTTCAATCCCACAGATAAACACAGGAATTAAGACTTAAACTTGAACAACACAACTGAAATGATTCACAGTCTGAGCACAGAATCAAGTCACTTATGCCAACAGGGAATTGATCAACACCCACAGAAAGCACAGGATGTTATCAAGCCTGACCTACAACTACAGCAAGCACAAGTTGTTAAGGATTTAAAATTTGAGTTCAAACTCAATTCATTTTCATTTAATCAAAGTCTGGTTTGTACAATGGATATGAGGCTCCTTATATAGAGCTCTATAGCGAATCTGTACCCTTGAAATTAAAGTAATATCTAAGGGCTCAAAAGCCTTACAAAAGTAGTTGCCAAATATTCATAAAGTCTCCTAATAAGAACAAGTAAAGCTGATGTAAAACAGACTGTTGGAAATTTCAGAAaagcaaaataaagcattctTGTCCCTTTCCTGAAATGGCAAGACATTTCTGATCCTTTGGGGCTTGTGTTTAGCCTTCTTGATTATTGTTTCTAGGCTTGATTGGGACGCCCTGGACCCCTTAACAGCATGAGTTAGAGCTTGGGACCCTCATCAAATAAAGGAGATTAATTTTAGATAACAAGAACAAGACTGATTGTTTCTCTGATCCTGGACCCTGAACTTATGAGTTCAGTCAGCTGATATTAGGAGCTTTATCTAAGAGCTTCTCCTGGACTCTTCCTATAAGTTAGGACCTTCATGTTGATGAAAATAGGATGGAGCCCTTAGTTGGTCAGTTCCCTTAAGGTTGCAGGCCATTGCATCCAAGACAGGCCAATGTAGTGCACTCGGGAACACGACCCTTCTTTCAGAGGCCACCATTTGCTGCTCAGTATAAACTAGGGTGTCTCCTTACACCAGGTGGTAGCTAGATGAGTCAGCTTCCTTCTCCACTGGAATCACCTTAAGCAATGCCCTAGAACTTGAGATATGGAATTTTGATCAAGATCAGGTCAGAAATGGCAGTTCAGTAGTTGTTCTGTTTTCAGTGATGATTTAGAAAAATTGTATCTCCTTGTTCAAGAGGACTAAAAATATTAATGATAGCTCAAATGAAATCTAGATGAGTTAGCTTTCATCTCAAAAAAGAATCAACCAAAAATTATGAGTGAATCTTGAGATATCAATTTTTGAATACTGATAGGTCATTTTCAGAAATGAGTTGCATTGGAAGCATGACAGTCTTTGAAGCTTGATTATGAAAAATCCACACATTAGATCCTCTTGATTCTAACTCTATTGGAAAATAGACTCTCTCAATATTCTAACCATATAAAGAACATGAATTTTAGTGAAGAAAAATCCCAGATATGGCCATCTGAAATTTGATCTGGAAATCTCATGTTGATTGGGAGTATTTCATGTCCCATGAGCTGATTTTGATTGAGTTAAGTGCATTCAATTGAGGGATTGTATGGCACCATCCTTTGGCATGTTCTTGGCTGAAGAGTCTATCCaagtcgaaatactcgagagggaggtgaattgagtatttaaaaacttttgcccactttttattttatatctaaataattaattacttaaagtttattgattaaactttaactaattaactaaacgatttataaacgtaatgaaatgaacgataaAGAAAAGTGCAAGGatacacgatatttgaagtggttcagcttcacacgttgaagcctacgtccactattatCGATTAataatttagtacctttctccgaattataaaattatcaacccactcgtataactaactctagctataactcaatttgaatatcactagatattcggttttgactatcttaagttaataaaaaagcacttgattgttcttctaggtattcacacaattgaacgagtagaaacaatatgaagtacaattatcttattgtaacacccccgtacaccagaatgccttaccaaggaccatccctgTGTCtgaaggtgtcaccatctcggtttcccgaggaagtagatcaaataggataataaaagaacatttataacgCATTAATGTATCTTATACAACATAACTCTGTATACATCCCTCTATAAAGATAAGAACCACTACACTCGTGTTACAACACTTCTagaccggtagcgtgatgactcgatccctccaaatTTAGCGACCCACAAGCAACAAAGAttctgctaagccaactgctcaccatccccgaatggatcaccgcagataccacaaaacaacacggggtcagtaccgactAAACAAATGTAAAACAAATGAACAATGTAACCAGTTGATCATCCTCtaacccagtctcccgatctcgcaCAAGAACGACTACACACACATCAAGTGTGTAGCCtgccattacccatcgcaacaggtaatcctcgccgccagtgggtgaccgcagcccatcccacctagtccagctcatcaatgagcgactaacaatccctgtcccttaatgtgcacatcccctcccgtgacgggttccacggagggcgaactagggtgtgaagccattcccgcaagtgactccaccacaatcacaaacacacagcatcacagctgtcataaCCTCTCCACACCAGCACCATCACAacaacgcccatactccgatgatcagcagataacaatggTTATGAAACAATAACAATctcaatctcaatcaattaacagt
The Silene latifolia isolate original U9 population chromosome 11, ASM4854445v1, whole genome shotgun sequence genome window above contains:
- the LOC141611986 gene encoding uncharacterized protein LOC141611986 is translated as MDFCFRELAGESIPEDHDFQRCPFLRNINEPTNLSFASSLDFSLPVRGAKGPIFEDGPNFDTAFRLFHGQDGVVPLSGRSFVRSENLEHGPPAPQFNPLAAKAATISLSGFSGGLFGFDAFSEKWKNQQKKSQSSKKNSSKGGDGKHESLSNEWLLTGNCPIAKSYRAVSSVVPLVAKVFQPPPGVIIKCPPAIVAARAAISKTAFAKNLRPQPLPNKILAIGLLGMAVNVPLGIWREHTKKFSPSWFAAVHAAVPFIGMLRKCVLMPKSAMAFTIGASILGQVIGSRAERYRLKAKAANKLTLSETPAKTLQVVTVNSVGGCGDMMKWDPLSLHVSEPASSPAVCCAA